The following are encoded in a window of Dioscorea cayenensis subsp. rotundata cultivar TDr96_F1 chromosome 16, TDr96_F1_v2_PseudoChromosome.rev07_lg8_w22 25.fasta, whole genome shotgun sequence genomic DNA:
- the LOC120278990 gene encoding LOW QUALITY PROTEIN: uncharacterized protein LOC120278990 (The sequence of the model RefSeq protein was modified relative to this genomic sequence to represent the inferred CDS: deleted 1 base in 1 codon): protein MGSASMEGDDRDDEVDSLMARGTKKGKDLIVSSTPPAGDSPDGGTDSPSLPRSRLSTRNASSKYDFVKVKVWLGDNADHYYVLSRFLLSRMLTVTKIPNHVAVKIALELKKLLVDNSLLDVSQSDLEANLFKLMDRRGFGEEYINRYKMMTRFHHQRVPLVILVCGTACAGKSTIATLLAQRLNLPNVLQTDMVYELLRTSTDAPLASTPVWAREFNSSEELITEFCRECRIVRKGLAGDLKKAMKDGKPIIIEGIHLDPSIYLMDDGNRSQEISHKKGGAGTAEDPSISVSGLENVSTNEDHVENKQSCFYSGGATCSQSPRRCWSPRNSGFERKCSRASRGNFQRTRDLQGSDLGKKEGSVAELLPGEGDKDSDLQASNIPKIEKSASEPIIVPIVLKMAEFDHKALLEEWISTRTFGDKCILQDREKLTSNLKTIQDYLCSFEAQGLTVVNISATTFTQTLDSLHNYLLQCIEQGVSAASSKNRKQKEEE, encoded by the exons ATGGGGAGTGCATCCATGGAGGGCGATGATCGCGACGACGAGGTTGATTCCTTGATGGCTCGCGGCACTAAGAAGGGCAAGGACCTCATCGTCTCCTCTACTCCGCCGGCCGGAGACTCGCCTGACGGTGGTACTGACTCCCCGTCTCTCCCTCGCTCCCGTTTGTCCACCCGCAACGCCTCGTCCAAATACGATTTCGTAAAG gTGAAAGTGTGGCTCGGTGATAATGCGGATCATTACTATGTGCTTTCGAGATTTCTTCTCAGCAGGATGTTGACTGTTACCAAG ATCCCGAATCATGTTGCAGTTAAGATTGCTCTTGAACTCAAAAAGCTGCTTGTAGACAACAGCCTTCTTGATGT TTCACAGTCAGATTTAGAAGCAAATTTATTCAAG CTTATGGATCGCCGTGGCTTTGGTGAGGAATATATTAATCGCTACAAGATGATGACCAG ATTCCATCACCAGAGAGTGCCATTAGTCATTCTTGTATGTGGTACTGCCTGTGCTGGGAAATCCACAATCGCCACACTGCTTGCTCAACGGTTAAATCTGCCCAATGTTTTACAG ACTGACATGGTGTATGAATTACTACGCACATCGACAGA TGCCCCATTAGCATCTACACCAGTATGGGCTCGGGAGTTTAACTCCTCTGAAGAACTCATTACTGAATTCTGCAGGGAATGCCGAATTGTACGTAAAG GTTTGGCTGGTGATCTGAAGAAAGCTATGAAAGATGGGAAACCGATAATAATTGAG GGAATACACCTGGATCCAAGTATCTATCTAATGGATGATGGGAATAGA AGTCAGGAGATCTCACATAAAAAGGGAGGGGCTGGGACTGCAGAAGATCCATCTATAAGTGTCTCAGGTCTAGAAAATGTTTCCACAAATGAAGATCATGTAGAGAATAAGCAGTCATGTTTCTATAGTGGAGGAGCAACGTGCTCACAAAGCCCTAGAAGATGCTGGTCTCCAAGAAACTCTGGCTTTGAAAGAAAGTGCTCACGAGCTTCAAG GGGAAATTTTCAAAGGACTCGGGATTTACAAGGTAGTGATTTGGGAAAGAAAGAAGGGTCTGTTGCAGAACTACTTCCTGGGGAAGGTGACAAAGATTCTGATCTGCAAGCAAGCAATATTCCAAAGATAGAAAAGTCTGCTTCAGAGCCAATAATTGTCCCTATAGTTCTTAAGATGGCAGAATTTGATCACAAG GCATTACTTGAAGAGTGGATATCTACACGAACATTTGGTGATAAATGCATTCTGCAG GATCGAGAAAAGCTCACAAGCAATCTTAAAACAATTCAGGACTATCTTTGCTCCTTCGAAGCACAG GGCCTGACGGTGGTCAATATTTCTGCAACAACATTCACGCAGACACTAGATTCACTCCACAACTATCTTCTTCAG TGTATCGAACAGGGTGTTTCTGCTGCTTCCTCCAAAAACCGCAAACAAAAGGAAGAGGAATAG
- the LOC120278635 gene encoding uncharacterized protein LOC120278635, translating into MREEVNKNKKKNNKKNEKQQERVSKSKAAAAAAAFLTCHSSNRKRLHHLHPHPQHQHHLRWSTTVSDSEPDTTTVTRSLPSSDFLLMHMTSRANKDNNNNNNACCSSLASCPAFSLASLDDKRPSTPSPVCSPLSSDLLLHNITSPSPPPPHHHHHPDDHQSICVMANGCCKKLVVGDEVSPLHKIIREGGEGGVEKQSWTPKSNGSAASRLSRSACRYLQCDKEIIMGDINCEDGGRVMLPVLVEEKEDKGCNKGDHHLPLPTQSSHFSADDDEYYTGSSSGGRGSEEYDVNSENEITVEKEERLRPTRDRPMNGIVVATDIRTEVEAKLNAWKEAKTYKLLNRLRNEEATIAEWERKEMEKAKIEMKRLEMKLAKQRERAIMRMHRKIRHTKEHAEQKMLKERETTARKISSVSKSFDGINTWKISWRLICC; encoded by the exons ATGAGGGAAGAGgttaacaagaacaagaagaaaaacaacaagaagaatgaaaaaCAGCAAGAAAGAGTCTCAAAATCcaaagcagcagcagcagcagcagcgttCTTAACATGTCACAGCAGCAACCGGAAGCGTCTCCATCATCTCCACCCTCACCCTCAACACCAACACCATCTCCGTTGGTCAACCACCGTCTCCGACTCGGAGCCTGATACAACCACCGTCACTCGTAGCCTTCCCAGCTCTGACTTCCTCCTCATGCACATGACTTCACGTGCCAACAaggacaacaacaataacaacaatgcATGTTGTTCTTCTCTCGCCAGTTGCCCTGCTTTCAGCTTGGCTTCTTTGGATGACAAGCGTCCTTCCACTCCTTCTCCTGTTTGCAGCCCTCTTTCCTCTGATCTCCTCCTTCATAACAtcacttctccttctcctcctcctcctcatcatcatcatcatcctgaTGATCACCAG AGCATCTGTGTCATGGCTAATGGCTGCTGCAAGAAGTTGGTGGTAGGAGATGAAGTTTCTCCTCTTCACAAGATCATCAGAG aGGGTGGTGAAGGTGGTGTGGAGAAGCAAAGTTGGACACCAAAGTCCAATGGGAGTGCTGCAAGTAGGTTGTCTAGATCAGCTTGTAGGTATTTGCAGTGTGACAAGGAGATTATTATGGGAGACATTAACTGTGAGGATGGTGGGAGAGTAATGTTGCCTGTTTTGGttgaagagaaagaagataaggGATGTAACAAAGGAGACCATCACCTCCCTCTACCAACTCAGTCTTCACACTTCTCTGCAG ATGATGATGAGTATTACACTGGAAGCAGTAGTGGTGGTAGAGGCAGTGAAGAATATGATGTGAACTCTGAAAATGAGATCACTgttgagaaagaagagagactTAGGCCGACGAGGGACAGGCCGATGAATGGAATCGTCGTTGCCACGGATATCAGGACTGAAGTTGAGGCTAAGCTCAATGCTTGGAAGGAGGCGAAAACCTACAAACTCTTGAACAG ATTGAGGAACGAAGAGGCTACGATCGCAGAATGGGAAaggaaggagatggagaaggcGAAGATAGAGATGAAAAGGCTGGAGATGAAGCTGGCAAAACAGCGGGAGAGAGCGATAATGCGAATGCATAGAAAGATCAGGCATACAAAGGAACACGCTGAACAAAAGATGCTCAAGGAAAGGGAGACGACAGCACGGAAGATCTCTAGTGTGAGCAAGTCATTTGACGGCATCAACACCTGGAAGATCTCATGGAGGCTCATCTGCTGTTGA
- the LOC120279077 gene encoding LOW QUALITY PROTEIN: CCR4-NOT transcription complex subunit 1-like (The sequence of the model RefSeq protein was modified relative to this genomic sequence to represent the inferred CDS: deleted 1 base in 1 codon) has translation MTPAGMLRHQPSYSTGFGAALNIETLVAAAERRETPIEAPSQEVIDKILFMINNISTTNMDAKAKEFTEVLKEQYYAWFAQYMVMKRASIEPNFHDLYLKFLERVNSRALNKEIVKATYENCKVLLRSDLIKSSSEERSLLKNLGSWLGKFTIGRNQALLAREIDPKVLIIEAYEKGLMIAVIPFTSKILEPCQYSLAYQPPNPWTMGILGLLAEIYNLPNLKMNLKFDIEVLFKNLGVDMKDVKPTSLLKDRVREVEGNPDFSNKDASVAQPPVLAEVKPGVVPVLNQVEEVNNTSYASGHPSLANQYTAPVHLPSSTIVDDDKIGTLMIPERVSSGQGLTQVASSPSPFTLSQLQPLIGNYDSYINVNPKLTSMGLQLQFQRIIQMSLDKAIREIVSPVIQRSVTIASRTTKEMVLKDLSMESDDGVILRSAHMMVGALAGSLAHVTCKEPLRVSLSSHLRVVLQALNVVTDIDQIVQNITTDNLDLGCAVIENVATAKAVELIDGEIAPAFASLRKHREATGSAYYDAGTYAQGPFARIPEALRPKPGHLSVAQMQVYKDFVRTWQNQSSQSTNVMRAGLPGIAGDSAGSSLPRVYGSNAGQANNLYSSAQVAPGFSTMGQQLDTLPEESDRSSVHLLSVPSNQVGTSDAMVQHGAEVSSIMSSFSVAATASELHLEASNVSKEIGAVVLPSPVTNVERLGTAVSESLLTAREALEKYQLVAEKLESLIAKEARDAEIQGVVAEVPDIIRRCVSRDEAALAVAQKVFKSLYENASNAHHINSHVAILSAIRDVCKLVVKELTSWVIYSDEERKFNTEITISLIRSDLLNLAEYNVHLAKLIDGGRNKAALEFSISLVEELVVQESGVSMSELHNLIDALAKLAMRPGSPESLQQLVEICRNNTGNLTPLSDFTVTKEEKAKQSKERKVPSGRVSTTTEESSVTETTVGDPAGFRDQISQLFAEWGKISSLPATNDSVCSHYISQLQQLGLLKGDDITDSFFRVLTEISVAHCLATEQAITTGSLSLQSAQQPLLLTFTAIDAYAMLVVAILKFGSMDHGPSKIALLSKVLSVTVRVIQRDAEEKKSFFNPRPYFRLFINWLLDLASPDSVLDGANFQVLTSFANTFHALQPLKVPGWSFAWLELVSHRSFMPKLLMCNSPKGWPFVQRLLVDLFKFMEPYLRNAELGEPVHFLYKGTLRVLLVLLHDFPEFLCDYHFSFCDVIPPSCIQMRNVILSAFPRNMRLPDPSTPNLKIDLLAEISLSPRILSDVESTLKAKQIKADIDDYLKTRPDGSTFLTELKQRLLLPQAEANMAGTRYNVPLINSLVLYVGMQAIQQLQSKSLQQHTPTPQMTHNPPMDIFLVGAAMDIFQSLIKSLDTEGRYLFLNAVANQLRYPNNHTHYFSFVLLYLFAEATQDIIQEQITRVLLERLIVNRPHPWGLLITFIELIKNPRYSFWSRPFTHCAPEIEKLFESVSRSCGGPKAIDDSIVAGGLTDGSH, from the exons ATGACACCAGCAG GAATGCTCCGCCACCAACCATCTTATAGCACGGGGTTTGGTGCTGCTTTAAACATTGAAACACTAGTTGCTGCAGCTGAAAGAAGGGAGACACCAATTGAG GCTCCTTCTCAAGAAGTTATAGACAAAATTCTGTTCATGATCAATAACATCTCCACAACTAATATGGATGCTAAAGCAAAAGAATTTACTGAGGTTCTCAAAGAGCAATACTATGCTTGGTTTGCGCAGTACATGGTTATGAAAAG AGCAAGCATTGAACCAAATTTCCATGATCTTTATCTGAAGTTTCTTGAAAGAGTCAATTCTAGAGCATTAAATAAGGAAATTGTGAAAGCTACATATGAGAATTGCAAG GTTCTTTTGAGATCAGATCTTATAAAATCAAGTTCTGAGGAACGTTCATTGCTTAAAAATCTTGGTAGCTGGCTTGGCAAATTCACGATTGGTAGAAATCAGGCATTATTGGCCAGAGAAATAGATCCAAAAGTCTTAATTATAGAG GCTTATGAGAAAGGCTTGATGATTGCGGTGATTCCATTTACATCGAAG ATTTTGGAGCCATGCCAATATAGTTTAGCATATCAGCCTCCAAATCCTTGGACTATGGGCATCCTCGGTTTACTTGCTGAGATATATAATTTACCAAACCTCAAAATGAACTTGAAATTTGACATAGAG gttttatttaaaaatcttggTGTAGATATGAAAGATGTCAAACCTACTTCACTTCTTAAGGATAGAGTTCGTGAAGTTGAAGGGAACCCTGATTTTTCAAACAAAGATGCTAGTGTTGCTCAGCCACCTGTCTTGGCAGAGGTTAAGCCTGGAGTTGTACCTGTTCTGAATCAAGTTGAGGAGGTGAATAACACATCATATGCATCAGGTCACCCAAGTCTTGCAAATCAG TATACGGCTCCTGTGCACCTTCCTTCAAGCACTATTGTGGATGATGACAAAATTGGGACCCTGATGATCCCTGAACGTGTTTCATCTGGTCAAGGGTTGACTCAAGTTGCATCATCTCCTTCACCATTTACGTTGAGTCAG CTTCAGCCACTGATTGGCAACTATGATTCATATATCAATGTCAATCCAAAGCTTACTTCTATGGGCTTGCAGTTGCAATTTCAGAG AATTATTCAGATGTCTTTGGATAAGGCCATCAGGGAGATTGTGTCTCCTGTTATACAGCGCAGTGTAACGATTGCAAGTCGAACAACCAAGGAGATGGTTTTGAAG GACTTATCCATGGAGTCTGATGATGGAGTCATACTGCGTTCTGCACACATGATGGTGGGTGCATTGGCTGGAAGTTTGGCGCATGTTACTTGCAAG GAACCTCTTCGTGTTTCACTTTCAAGTCACCTCCGCGTTGTACTGCAGGCCTTGAATGTTGTTACTGATATTGATCAGATCGTGCAGAATATTACAACAGATAATCTTGACCTTGGTTGTGCAGTTATTGAGAATGTTGCTACTGCGAAG gctGTGGAGCTGATTGATGGGGAGATAGCACCTGCCTTTGCGTCTCTAAGGAAACACAGGGAAGCTACTGGCTCTGCGTACTATGATGCTGGTACATATGCTCAAGGTCCTTTTGCTCGAATTCCGGAAGCACTTCGCCCTAAACCTGGTCATCTCTCTGTTGCGCAAATGCAAGTCTACAAG GATTTTGTCAGAACATGGCAGAATCAATCTAGCCAGAGTACGAATGTTATGCGTGCCGGTCTGCCTGGTATTGCTGGTGACTCAGCCGGTTCTTCACTGCCTCGTGTTTATGGTTCAAATGCGGGTCAGGCGAACAACCTGTACTCATCTGCACAAGTAGCACCTGGATTCAGTACAATGGGTCAGCAATTGGATACACTTCCAGAGGAATCAGATCGTAGTTCAGTGCATCTTCTGAg TGTCCCTTCAAACCAAGTTGGGACTAGTGATGCTATGGTCCAGCATGGTGCTGAAGTCAGTTCTATCATGTCCTCATTTTCTGTTGCTGCTACTGCTTCAGAATTGCACCTGGAAGCATCAAATGTGTCAAAA GAAATTGGAGCTGTTGTGCTTCCATCACCTGTCACTAATGTGGAACGGTTGGGAACAGCGGTATCTGAATCACTATTAACTGCCAGGGAGGCATTAGAAAAGTACCAGCTAGTGGCAGAAAAG tTGGAAAGTTTGATTGCTAAAGAAGCCAGAGATGCTGAAATTCAG GGTGTGGTTGCTGAGGTGCCTGATATCATACGTCGATGTGTGAGCCGAGATGAAGCTGCTTTAGCTGTGGCTCAGAAG GTTTTTAAGAGTTTATATGAGAATGCCTCCAATGCTCATCACATCAATTCGCATGTTGCTATTTTATCTGCCATACGGGATGTCTGCAAGCTTGTTGTCAAGGAATTGACTAGCTGG GTGATTTACTCAGATGAGGAGCGGAAGTTCAATACAGAGATAACAATTTCTCTTATTCGTTCTGATTTGCTAAATCTTGCGGAGTACAATGTACATCTTGCTAAGCTTATTGATGGAGGAAGAAATA AAGCTGCTTTGGAGTTCTCCATTTCTCTTGTTGAAGAATTGGTTGTTCAGGAATCTGGAGTTAGCATGTCAGAATTACACAATCTAATTGATGCATTGGCGAAG CTAGCAATGAGGCCCGGATCTCCAGAATCATTGCAACAGTTGGTAGAGATTTGCAGGAATAACACTGGCAATCTGACTCCCCTGTCTGACTTTACTGTCACCAAAGAAGAGAAGGCTAAGCAGTCCAAGGAGAGAAAG GTTCCTTCTGGTCGCGTCTCAACCACCACAGAGGAGTCTAGTGTTACTGAGACAACAGTAGGGGATCCAGCTGGTTTCCGTGATCAG atttcacAGCTTTTCGCTGAATGGGGCAAAATTTCAAGTCTACCAGCCACAAATGATTCAGTGTGCTCCCATTACATCTCACAGCTGCAGCAA TTAGGTTTGCTCAAGGGAGATGACATCACAGACAGTTTTTTCCGTGTTCTCACG GAGATCTCTGTTGCACATTGCCTAGCTACTGAGCAGGCCATTACCACAGGCTCCTTGTCGCTTCAATCTGCCCAACAACCCTTGCTTCTCACATTTACTGCAATTGATGCATATGCAATGCTGGTAGTTGCAATTTTGAAG tttggttcaatggatcaTGGGCCAAGTAAAATTGCTCTTCTTTCTAAG GTTCTATCGGTGACTGTTAGAGTGATTCAAAGGGATGCAGAAGAAAAGAAGTCATTTTTCAACCCGAGGCCATATTTCAGGTTGTTTATTAACTGGCTTTTGGACCTGGCTTCTCCAGATTCGGTCCTTGATGGTGCCAACTTCCAG GTGTTGACCTCTTTTGCGAACACATTTCATGCATTGCAACCTTTAAAAGTTCCTGGTTGGAG TTTTGCCTGGCTTGAATTGGTGAGCCATCGTAGTTTCATGCCAAAACTGCTGATGTGCAACTCTCCCAAGGGCTGGCCTTTTGTCCAGCGTTTGCTTGTAGACTTATTCAAGTTCATGGAGCCATATTTGAGAAATGCTGAGCTTGGAGAGCCG GTTCATTTTTTGTACAAGGGCACTTTGAGGGTGCTACTTGTGTTGCTGCATGATTTTCCTGAGTTCCTCTGTGATTATCACTTCAGCTTTTGTGATGTGATTCCTCCTAGTTGTATCCAAATGCGTAATGTCATCCTCAGTGCTTTTCCAAGGAACATGAGGCTTCCTGATCCCTCAACTCCCAACTTAAAG ATCGATTTGTTAGCTGAAATCAGCCTGTCGCCACGCATTCTTTCTGATGTTGAGAGCACTTTAAAAGCTAAGCAGATTAAGGCTGATATTGATGACTATCTTAAG ACAAGACCAGATGGATCAACTTTCTTGACAGAACTGAAGCAGAGGTTATTACTTCCTCAGGCCGAGGCAAACATGGCAGGGACTCGGTACAATGTCCCCCTGATAAATTCTCTTGTTCTGTATGTGGGGATGCAG GCAATCCAGCAGTTACAGAGCAAATCTTTGCAACAGCACACTCCAACACCCCAAATGACTCATAACCCACCTATGGATATCTTTCTCGTCGGTGCTGCCATGGATATTTTCCAAAGTTTAATCAAGAGCTTGGATACAGAGGGCCGCTATCTTTTCCTTAATGCAGTCGCTAATCAATTGCGCtatccaaacaaccatacaCATTACTTCTCCTTTGTCCTTCTCTACTTGTTCGCAGAGGCTACCCAG GACATTATCCAGGAGCAGATAACTCGAGTGTTGTTGGAACGCCTCATCGTCAATCGACCTCATCCATGGGGATTGCTGATCACCTTCATTGAGTTAATCAAG AATCCAAGATACAGCTTCTGGAGCAGACCATTCACACACTGTGCACCTGAGATCGAAAAGCTTTTCGAGTCCGTCTCCAGATCATGCGGTGGCCCGAAAGCCATCGATGACAGCATCGTTGCAGGCGGATTAACTGATGGCAGTCACTGA
- the LOC120278988 gene encoding transcription factor UNE10-like isoform X2, protein MNQCVPRSNSKDQANIINLPFSMPGFSERDVRMNQEVKELTWRNGKPQLGTLESIIEQATAGLAGAVAQQPSFVSWLTGEDAGEMNLGSREGSCSGDGERDKKKACRWSSPENTWEVCGGLSSSLSPENISSGDGCDSFCRSKSSSQGVEEIEKKKMKKNKKVMRRSKAATIHNQSERKRRDMINEKMRALQKLVPNSKKTDKASILDEVINYLKQLQNQVKMMTCISHMMMMMPNLQMSMMAQVAQMTQMGLGLGFMDLGSFVRPGTVPMSLPPLHHPLSFPPFTVAGEQMLQASSCSLSSNFFSAFMQQRMNMEAYKKMATMYEQLNQQQNKANPEN, encoded by the exons atgaaccagTGTGTACCAAGAAGCAACTCCAAAGACCAAGCAAACATCATCAACCTTCCCTTCTCCATGCCCGGATTCTCAGA aagggaCGTGAGAATGAATCAAGAAGTGAAAGAGTTAACATGGAGAAATGGCAAGCCACAACTTGGTACACTTGAGTCCATAATAGAGCAAGCCACGGCAGGGCTCGCCGGAGCAGTGGCTCAACAACCGAGTTTTGTGTCTTGGCTCACCGGAGAAGACGCCGGAGAGATGAACTTGGGTTCTAGAGAGGGTTCATGCAGTGGAGATGGAGAGAGAGATAAGAAGAAAGCTTGCCGGTGGAGCTCACCGGAGAACACTTGGGAAGTTTGTGGTGGTTTGTCTTCTTCGTTGTCACCGGAGAATATTAGCTCCGGCGATGGTTGTGATTCTTTTTGCCGGAGCAAGAGTAGTTCACAG GGAGTTGAAGagatagaaaagaagaagatgaagaagaacaagaaggtgATGAGGAGAAGCAAAGCTGCAACAATTCATAACCAATCTGAAAGA AAAAGAAGGGATATGATTAATGAAAAGATGAGAGCACTTCAAAAGCTAGTTCCAAATTCAAaaaag ACAGATAAAGCATCAATATTGGATGAAGTGATAAACTACTtaaaacaactacaaaatcaAGTGAAGATGATGACTTGCATTTCtcatatgatgatgatgatgccaaATTTGCAAATGTCCATGATGGCTCAAGTGGCCCAAATGACTCAAATGGGCTTGGGCCTTGGCTTCATGGACTTGGGCTCCTTTGTCCGGCCGGGGACGGTACCAATGTCACTGCCACCTCTCCACCACCCACTGTCCTTCCCGCCGTTCACTGTCGCCGGAGAACAAATGTTGCAAGCTAGTAGTTGCTCTTTATCGTCTAATTTTTTTTCggcttttatgcag CAAAGAATGAACATGGAAGCATACAAAAAGATGGCTACAATGTATGAACAACTCAACCAGCAACAAAACAAGGCCAATCCAGAGAATTAA
- the LOC120278988 gene encoding transcription factor UNE10-like isoform X1, with product MNQCVPRSNSKDQANIINLPFSMPGFSERDVRMNQEVKELTWRNGKPQLGTLESIIEQATAGLAGAVAQQPSFVSWLTGEDAGEMNLGSREGSCSGDGERDKKKACRWSSPENTWEVCGGLSSSLSPENISSGDGCDSFCRSKSSSQGVEEIEKKKMKKNKKVMRRSKAATIHNQSERKRRDMINEKMRALQKLVPNSKKTDKASILDEVINYLKQLQNQVKMMTCISHMMMMMPNLQMSMMAQVAQMTQMGLGLGFMDLGSFVRPGTVPMSLPPLHHPLSFPPFTVAGEQMLQASSCSLSSNFFSAFMQQQRMNMEAYKKMATMYEQLNQQQNKANPEN from the exons atgaaccagTGTGTACCAAGAAGCAACTCCAAAGACCAAGCAAACATCATCAACCTTCCCTTCTCCATGCCCGGATTCTCAGA aagggaCGTGAGAATGAATCAAGAAGTGAAAGAGTTAACATGGAGAAATGGCAAGCCACAACTTGGTACACTTGAGTCCATAATAGAGCAAGCCACGGCAGGGCTCGCCGGAGCAGTGGCTCAACAACCGAGTTTTGTGTCTTGGCTCACCGGAGAAGACGCCGGAGAGATGAACTTGGGTTCTAGAGAGGGTTCATGCAGTGGAGATGGAGAGAGAGATAAGAAGAAAGCTTGCCGGTGGAGCTCACCGGAGAACACTTGGGAAGTTTGTGGTGGTTTGTCTTCTTCGTTGTCACCGGAGAATATTAGCTCCGGCGATGGTTGTGATTCTTTTTGCCGGAGCAAGAGTAGTTCACAG GGAGTTGAAGagatagaaaagaagaagatgaagaagaacaagaaggtgATGAGGAGAAGCAAAGCTGCAACAATTCATAACCAATCTGAAAGA AAAAGAAGGGATATGATTAATGAAAAGATGAGAGCACTTCAAAAGCTAGTTCCAAATTCAAaaaag ACAGATAAAGCATCAATATTGGATGAAGTGATAAACTACTtaaaacaactacaaaatcaAGTGAAGATGATGACTTGCATTTCtcatatgatgatgatgatgccaaATTTGCAAATGTCCATGATGGCTCAAGTGGCCCAAATGACTCAAATGGGCTTGGGCCTTGGCTTCATGGACTTGGGCTCCTTTGTCCGGCCGGGGACGGTACCAATGTCACTGCCACCTCTCCACCACCCACTGTCCTTCCCGCCGTTCACTGTCGCCGGAGAACAAATGTTGCAAGCTAGTAGTTGCTCTTTATCGTCTAATTTTTTTTCggcttttatgcag CAGCAAAGAATGAACATGGAAGCATACAAAAAGATGGCTACAATGTATGAACAACTCAACCAGCAACAAAACAAGGCCAATCCAGAGAATTAA